From Terriglobia bacterium, one genomic window encodes:
- a CDS encoding 4a-hydroxytetrahydrobiopterin dehydratase translates to MKILLQDEIKQKLAALRGWRSTPEGIQKQYELDSFMSVIRLVNRVAEAAEKINHHPDILINYDKVTFTLVTHDAGGVTRRDFDLATRIETLAS, encoded by the coding sequence ATGAAGATCTTGTTGCAAGATGAAATCAAGCAAAAACTGGCTGCCCTGCGGGGCTGGAGGTCCACCCCCGAGGGCATCCAAAAGCAGTATGAACTGGACAGCTTCATGTCCGTGATCCGTCTGGTCAATCGCGTGGCCGAAGCAGCTGAAAAAATCAACCATCATCCCGACATCCTCATCAATTACGACAAGGTAACGTTCACGCTGGTAACCCACGATGCCGGCGGCGTCACCCGGAGAGATTTCGACCTCGCAACTCGCATCGAGACGCTCGCGTCGTAA
- a CDS encoding DNA polymerase IV, which produces MAEIIHIDIAAFAVAVERVVHPELRRRPVVVAPVGPSRSVVTALSPEAQEAGIRKGMILARALRRCRDVVVLPPNEPLYARASRALCRVLETFSPVLEPMGYGQAYLDMTGTGRLFGPPRDAAWHAQKEIRQRLHLDAALGVASNKMVSRIAAVVTEPVGLQDVPAGDESAFLAPLPAELLPGVGPKTQEQLRELNIRIIRELAAMRLDHLVLAFGRLGFMLHQRALGIDNTPVYPPRAVPAVEEETVLAEDSNDWDLLKGALCGLCGRAGERLREQKQRAGQMEVRVRYSDYREVVGKAKLVPPLQSTAVLAARAGRLLERTLARRTRVRSLHLRLAELSSGPAQLDLFADPKLLRQARLESALDDLRRRFGDEF; this is translated from the coding sequence ATGGCTGAGATCATTCACATCGACATTGCCGCTTTTGCAGTCGCGGTGGAGCGGGTGGTGCACCCGGAACTGCGTCGTCGTCCCGTCGTGGTAGCGCCTGTCGGCCCTTCCCGGTCGGTGGTGACGGCTTTGTCGCCGGAGGCGCAGGAAGCGGGCATCCGCAAGGGGATGATTCTGGCGCGCGCTCTGCGGCGCTGCCGGGACGTGGTGGTTCTGCCTCCCAACGAACCGCTCTATGCGCGGGCGTCGCGCGCTCTCTGCCGGGTTCTGGAAACATTTTCTCCGGTGCTGGAGCCCATGGGCTACGGCCAGGCTTATCTCGACATGACGGGTACGGGACGCCTGTTCGGCCCGCCACGGGATGCGGCCTGGCACGCGCAGAAAGAGATCCGGCAGCGGCTTCACCTCGATGCCGCCCTTGGGGTGGCCTCCAACAAGATGGTCAGCAGGATCGCGGCAGTGGTAACCGAGCCGGTGGGGCTGCAGGATGTTCCGGCGGGAGACGAGTCCGCTTTTCTGGCTCCGCTGCCGGCCGAGTTGCTTCCCGGTGTGGGACCGAAAACGCAGGAGCAGCTCCGGGAGCTCAACATCCGGATTATCCGGGAGCTGGCCGCAATGAGGCTGGATCATCTGGTGCTGGCCTTCGGGCGGCTTGGCTTCATGCTCCACCAGCGCGCGCTCGGTATCGACAACACGCCGGTTTACCCGCCCCGCGCGGTTCCGGCCGTGGAGGAAGAAACCGTGCTGGCTGAGGACAGCAACGATTGGGATCTGTTAAAAGGCGCGCTCTGCGGGTTGTGCGGGCGCGCCGGGGAACGGCTGCGGGAGCAGAAGCAGCGCGCCGGGCAGATGGAAGTGCGCGTCCGGTACTCGGATTATCGAGAAGTCGTGGGCAAGGCGAAGCTTGTCCCGCCGCTGCAATCAACGGCGGTGCTGGCGGCCCGCGCCGGACGCCTGCTCGAGCGGACGTTGGCCCGGCGCACGCGTGTGCGCAGCCTGCATCTGCGCCTGGCCGAGTTGAGCAGCGGTCCTGCCCAGCTGGACCTGTTCGCCGACCCGAAGCTGCTGCGCCAGGCGCGGCTGGAGTCCGCCCTCGACGACCTGCGCCGCCGGTTTGGCGACGAATTTTAG
- a CDS encoding DUF72 domain-containing protein yields MILVGTSGFQHRDWGRVFYPASLDPALWLKYYSRHFGCCELTFTYYRVPEVSSIQQLINEAGSLQFLFRVPSRLVEERGGAGDLAQRFVAALWPLKEGAQLAGVVAQFGPDFGFIRDNFQRLCRLRDALAGLPLIADFCCPDWLTPRAARHLAAERIALACVDGGTSLTDKTFYCATAGTAYVRFQGRNQSRWIQGDGSDRHDYLYSRAELAAVVPEIRHLEQESERVLVLMNNPWRGQAVINARMLLELL; encoded by the coding sequence ATGATTCTGGTGGGCACGAGCGGGTTTCAGCATCGCGATTGGGGGCGGGTGTTTTATCCTGCAAGCCTCGACCCCGCCCTGTGGCTGAAGTACTACAGCCGTCATTTTGGTTGCTGTGAGCTGACTTTTACGTACTATCGTGTTCCTGAAGTATCTTCGATTCAACAACTTATAAACGAGGCGGGCTCGCTCCAATTCCTTTTCCGCGTTCCGTCCCGGTTGGTGGAAGAACGAGGCGGGGCAGGGGATCTGGCGCAGCGGTTTGTAGCGGCACTCTGGCCTCTGAAGGAGGGCGCCCAATTGGCCGGCGTAGTTGCGCAGTTCGGGCCCGATTTTGGATTCATACGCGACAACTTCCAGCGCCTGTGCCGGCTCAGGGATGCTCTTGCCGGCCTGCCGCTGATAGCGGATTTTTGCTGCCCCGACTGGTTGACGCCGCGCGCCGCCCGGCATCTGGCCGCCGAGCGTATCGCCCTCGCGTGCGTCGACGGCGGCACCAGCCTGACGGATAAGACGTTTTACTGTGCGACGGCGGGCACGGCATATGTGCGGTTTCAAGGGCGGAACCAGTCGCGTTGGATCCAGGGCGACGGATCGGACCGGCACGATTATCTGTACAGCCGGGCGGAGTTGGCGGCGGTGGTGCCGGAGATTCGGCACCTGGAACAGGAGAGTGAGCGGGTGCTGGTGCTGATGAACAATCCGTGGCGCGGCCAGGCCGTGATCAACGCCCGCATGCTCCTGGAATTGTTATAG
- a CDS encoding carboxypeptidase-like regulatory domain-containing protein, giving the protein MRTKIFVVAVFLALFMAKSTYAQNRYFLAQVATGHYAGGSYRTTFILFNNTDADTTTSLQLTDDNGNPLTVTIPGLGTNSQFSISLTAGACRILQTDGSGNLATGSATVASAIAIGVSAIFTIYDPNGNYVTEAGVGSSNPLSEFVLPVDTTGFFNTGLALFNAGGVDASITLILRNTSGQEVLRAPLTLKSNYHIARFVAGTNQLFPSISSFQGTLLVQSSVPIAALVLRQNGTPLSYTSLPAVPTTSTKTILNLAHVANGAYGGGSYKTSFLIFNLSSTLPANVTLSLTIPVTIANQGTSTSFNFSLGPGASIFLQTDGSGTVATGAATVTSTSSVPIGASGIFTVLDSQGAFQTEAGVGDSPIMTSLTLPVDVIGNFDTGVAFFNPTSSTATLTFRLLDPSGFLVGSSATRSLSPNGHTAEFASQLFPGTSNFFGSVAVTATAGVASLTLRQNTLPLSYTTLPTASGTATGKTAIAPLLSKKETGITALINDPNVVVNETLLPGFKLSGTVSGAGQGIQVIASAGTSNVFAGQVDPLTGKYLIVVPGGTYSLTTCYQPAGALSVGVVTVTFADPNAVQVSGDTTRDITLPAVPLSNVSGAVSGLNGLPSGVITTIVFTATDNTRQGQFTLDASGNYQGVLPAGNYLVGVSRAPIQFALLQNESLQLYNIGSLTVGGGPGTGNYAIPATATLSGSILGGGLLSIPPGTIVTATDTSAPSITQPACCAAPATSSATANLLAQYQTVLAQNRSFAVSATVPIGQGLNLASLVTYPLSPSAVSLGVNTSLDIVIPNLPRSATIFGQVKDGAGVPIANVVVTAYSQSIQDAANVGFTAVGKTDAFGNYSITVLSGTNYQLTFVPPAPPG; this is encoded by the coding sequence ATGAGAACCAAGATCTTCGTGGTTGCTGTATTCCTTGCACTCTTCATGGCAAAGAGCACCTATGCGCAGAACAGGTATTTCCTGGCTCAAGTGGCCACGGGCCACTATGCCGGTGGGAGTTACCGCACGACATTCATCCTGTTCAACAATACCGATGCGGATACCACAACCTCTTTGCAGTTGACCGATGACAACGGCAATCCTCTGACGGTCACAATTCCAGGTCTCGGCACCAACAGTCAATTCAGCATCTCACTGACGGCCGGCGCCTGCCGCATCCTCCAAACCGACGGCTCGGGAAACCTGGCGACGGGAAGCGCTACCGTAGCTTCTGCAATAGCCATCGGTGTTTCGGCGATATTTACGATCTATGATCCCAATGGAAATTATGTGACCGAAGCGGGAGTCGGAAGCTCCAATCCGCTGTCGGAATTTGTGCTCCCTGTGGATACGACCGGATTCTTCAATACCGGCCTGGCGCTTTTCAACGCCGGTGGCGTCGACGCCTCGATTACATTGATCCTCCGGAATACATCCGGGCAGGAGGTTTTGAGAGCGCCACTGACACTCAAGAGTAATTACCACATCGCCCGCTTTGTCGCTGGCACCAATCAGCTTTTCCCCTCGATAAGCAGTTTTCAAGGCACACTTCTGGTCCAGAGCTCCGTCCCCATTGCGGCGCTTGTGCTGCGGCAAAACGGGACACCGCTTTCCTACACTTCGTTACCTGCAGTGCCGACCACTTCGACCAAAACGATTCTTAATCTGGCACATGTGGCAAATGGAGCCTACGGCGGTGGGAGCTACAAGACATCGTTCCTGATTTTTAATCTCTCTTCAACACTCCCCGCAAACGTCACCCTTTCATTGACAATTCCCGTGACTATTGCGAACCAGGGCACCAGCACGAGTTTCAATTTTTCCCTGGGTCCCGGCGCCTCGATCTTCCTTCAGACGGATGGTTCGGGCACCGTGGCCACGGGTGCAGCCACCGTCACATCCACATCCAGCGTGCCTATCGGGGCATCCGGGATTTTCACGGTCTTGGATTCCCAGGGAGCCTTTCAGACGGAGGCAGGTGTTGGGGATTCGCCCATAATGACATCGTTGACGCTGCCCGTCGATGTCATCGGCAACTTCGACACCGGCGTCGCCTTCTTCAATCCGACCAGCTCAACCGCGACTCTGACCTTCCGGTTGCTGGATCCTAGCGGCTTCCTGGTCGGATCGAGCGCCACGAGAAGCCTGTCCCCCAACGGCCATACGGCGGAATTTGCCTCGCAACTGTTCCCGGGAACCAGCAATTTCTTTGGATCGGTTGCAGTCACTGCAACCGCGGGAGTAGCGTCTCTGACATTGCGCCAGAATACCTTGCCTCTTTCCTATACCACTCTGCCTACGGCCTCCGGGACAGCCACAGGAAAGACCGCAATCGCGCCGCTGCTGTCGAAGAAAGAAACCGGCATCACGGCACTCATCAACGACCCCAATGTGGTAGTCAACGAAACGCTTCTCCCGGGATTCAAGCTTTCGGGCACGGTCAGTGGGGCCGGCCAGGGGATTCAGGTCATAGCCAGCGCAGGCACAAGTAATGTCTTTGCAGGTCAAGTCGACCCACTGACAGGCAAGTACCTGATAGTGGTTCCGGGCGGGACCTACAGTCTCACAACCTGCTACCAGCCGGCTGGTGCCCTATCCGTTGGTGTCGTGACGGTGACGTTTGCAGATCCGAACGCGGTCCAGGTCTCCGGCGACACCACCAGGGACATAACGCTGCCTGCGGTCCCGCTTTCCAACGTCTCGGGCGCAGTCTCCGGGCTGAATGGCCTGCCTTCCGGAGTGATTACGACGATCGTGTTCACTGCTACCGACAACACCAGGCAGGGTCAATTCACTCTGGATGCGAGTGGGAATTACCAGGGAGTCCTGCCGGCGGGAAACTATCTCGTGGGCGTCAGCAGGGCGCCGATCCAGTTCGCGCTGCTCCAGAACGAGTCGTTGCAGCTTTACAACATTGGCTCTCTGACTGTGGGAGGAGGCCCAGGCACCGGCAACTACGCCATCCCTGCCACCGCGACGCTCTCGGGCTCCATTCTTGGCGGAGGCCTGCTGAGCATCCCGCCGGGCACGATCGTTACCGCGACCGACACATCCGCGCCGTCAATCACGCAGCCTGCCTGCTGCGCCGCGCCGGCCACGAGCTCCGCGACCGCCAACCTCTTGGCGCAGTACCAGACGGTTCTGGCGCAGAACCGGAGCTTCGCAGTCAGCGCCACTGTTCCAATCGGGCAGGGACTGAATTTAGCCAGCCTGGTCACTTACCCGCTGAGCCCCAGCGCCGTGAGCCTGGGGGTGAATACTTCACTCGACATCGTAATCCCCAACTTGCCGAGGAGTGCAACCATCTTCGGCCAGGTCAAGGATGGCGCGGGCGTACCGATCGCCAATGTGGTGGTCACCGCCTATTCCCAGTCGATCCAAGACGCCGCCAACGTGGGATTCACGGCAGTTGGAAAGACGGATGCCTTTGGGAACTACAGCATTACGGTGCTTAGCGGAACCAACTATCAACTCACCTTTGTGCCGCCTGCGCCCCCCGGATAG
- a CDS encoding DNA polymerase III subunit alpha produces MFTHLHVHSNYSFCRGASRIEALVDAALARGMRTLALTDTNGLYGLVWFLQCAAERGLRPIVGAELRADGERAVVLARNREGYATLCRLISNRHLEPGFSLSRSLLADREHVFVLSDQIPLLEALGRQNGTAQLYVELNDPAVEPALRKFACASGIPMVATNDVHFVDAADFPMHRLLRAIDLNTSLSRIPKEELASADRWLKPPEGMARRYPHLTRALENSLRIADECSADLDIGRPAFPAFETPDGSDPFAYLREECYRGAEARYGELSESVLKRLERELEIIRAKGFAPYFLVVRDIVRQSARTCGRGSAAASLVSYCLGITHVEPITHNLFFERFLNEGRADPPDIDVDFPWDERDDILDYVFRKYGAERTAMISNHVGFRARAAVREVAKVYGLPEAEIKSVTERMGYYWSIRHLPDFVKHDPVYKDMELKDPWPEIVELAVKLDGYPRNLSVHCGGVVIVPGRMDRHVPVERAPKGVQIIQWEKDQAEDAGLVKIDLLGNRSLAVIRDALAAIKENYGVAIDYGTWDPTTDPKTQELICKGDTVGVFYVESPAMRQLQQKCRRGDFDHLVIHSSIIRPAANKYIREYVRRLRGGAWQPLHPIMDEVLGETYGIMVYQEDVSRIAMAMAGFGAADADLLRKILSKKRAGKKLEDYKEMFYQGAAGRGVAPEVVDQVWEMILSFAGYSFCKPHSASYALVSYKSCWLRAHYPAEFIAAVLTNQGGYYSPFAYISEARRMGLKVLLPDVNESGKEYRGKDRIVRVGLMQLKGLKEAGLEALLEQRKKRPFASLEDFLARVDIDPSDVKILIKAGAADSIAGGATRPEMIWKTLAWHETKAARRAVARSLFQDIAAVEPPRVPQYSARTVLEHELETLDFLISRHPLELYREPLARLKHVRGADLAKHVGRRVTTIGWWVTGKVVTSKDDEPMEFISFEDTSALYETTFFPQTYARFCHMLNRSRPYVLSGLVEEDFGAVTLTVDSVRFL; encoded by the coding sequence ATGTTCACCCATTTGCACGTACACTCGAATTACTCGTTCTGCCGGGGGGCGAGCCGGATCGAAGCCCTTGTCGATGCGGCGCTGGCCCGCGGCATGCGCACCCTGGCCTTGACCGACACCAACGGCCTCTACGGGCTGGTCTGGTTCCTGCAGTGCGCGGCGGAGCGCGGCCTGCGCCCGATCGTGGGCGCCGAGCTGCGCGCGGACGGCGAACGCGCAGTTGTCCTGGCGCGCAACCGCGAAGGGTACGCGACGTTGTGCCGGCTCATCTCGAACCGTCACCTCGAGCCGGGATTCAGCTTGAGCCGGTCGCTGCTCGCGGATCGGGAGCATGTCTTCGTGCTCAGCGATCAGATCCCATTGCTGGAGGCGCTCGGCAGGCAGAACGGCACGGCGCAGCTTTACGTCGAGCTGAACGATCCCGCAGTGGAGCCGGCGCTGCGCAAATTCGCGTGTGCGAGCGGCATTCCGATGGTGGCGACGAACGACGTCCATTTTGTCGATGCCGCCGACTTCCCGATGCACCGCCTGCTGCGCGCCATCGATTTGAACACCAGCCTGTCGCGCATCCCGAAGGAGGAGCTGGCGAGCGCGGATCGCTGGCTGAAGCCTCCCGAGGGGATGGCGCGCCGCTATCCGCACCTGACCCGGGCGCTGGAGAACAGTCTGCGGATTGCGGACGAATGCTCTGCGGACCTCGACATCGGCAGGCCGGCCTTTCCCGCTTTCGAGACGCCTGACGGATCGGATCCCTTCGCATACCTGCGGGAAGAGTGTTACCGCGGCGCGGAGGCGCGCTACGGGGAGCTGTCGGAGTCTGTGCTGAAACGGCTGGAACGCGAGCTGGAAATCATCCGCGCCAAGGGCTTCGCCCCTTATTTCCTGGTGGTGCGCGACATCGTGCGGCAGTCGGCGCGCACCTGCGGGCGCGGTTCGGCGGCGGCGAGCCTGGTCTCCTACTGCCTGGGGATCACGCACGTGGAGCCGATCACGCACAATCTCTTTTTCGAGCGTTTCCTCAACGAAGGGCGCGCGGATCCGCCCGACATCGACGTCGATTTCCCCTGGGACGAGCGCGACGACATCCTCGACTACGTTTTCCGCAAGTACGGCGCGGAGCGCACCGCGATGATTTCCAATCACGTGGGTTTCCGCGCGCGCGCGGCTGTGCGCGAGGTGGCCAAGGTTTACGGCCTGCCCGAGGCTGAGATCAAGAGCGTCACCGAGCGCATGGGTTACTACTGGTCGATCCGCCACCTGCCGGATTTCGTCAAGCACGATCCCGTCTACAAGGACATGGAGCTTAAGGATCCGTGGCCGGAGATCGTCGAGTTGGCCGTGAAGCTGGACGGCTATCCGCGCAACCTGTCGGTGCATTGCGGCGGGGTGGTGATCGTGCCCGGCCGGATGGACCGGCACGTGCCCGTCGAGCGTGCGCCCAAGGGGGTTCAGATCATCCAATGGGAAAAGGATCAGGCCGAAGATGCGGGGCTCGTGAAAATCGATCTGCTGGGGAACCGCTCCCTGGCGGTCATCCGGGACGCTCTGGCGGCGATCAAGGAGAATTACGGGGTCGCGATCGACTACGGCACCTGGGACCCGACGACCGATCCCAAGACGCAGGAGTTGATCTGCAAGGGGGACACGGTGGGCGTATTCTACGTCGAGTCGCCCGCGATGCGGCAGCTGCAGCAGAAATGCCGCCGCGGGGATTTCGACCATCTCGTGATCCACAGCTCGATCATCCGCCCCGCGGCCAACAAATACATCCGCGAGTACGTCCGGCGGCTGCGCGGCGGCGCGTGGCAGCCGCTGCACCCGATCATGGACGAAGTCCTGGGCGAGACCTACGGCATCATGGTCTACCAGGAGGATGTCTCGCGCATCGCCATGGCGATGGCGGGCTTCGGCGCGGCCGACGCCGACCTGCTGCGTAAAATCCTGTCGAAGAAGCGTGCGGGAAAGAAACTCGAAGATTACAAGGAGATGTTCTACCAGGGGGCGGCCGGGCGTGGGGTGGCGCCCGAGGTGGTGGATCAGGTCTGGGAGATGATCCTCAGCTTTGCGGGCTACTCTTTCTGCAAGCCCCATTCGGCGTCGTACGCCCTGGTTTCCTACAAGTCGTGCTGGCTGCGCGCGCACTATCCGGCCGAGTTCATCGCGGCGGTGCTCACTAACCAGGGCGGATACTACTCGCCCTTCGCCTACATCTCGGAGGCGCGCCGCATGGGGCTGAAAGTGCTGCTGCCGGATGTGAATGAAAGCGGGAAGGAATACCGGGGGAAGGATCGGATCGTGCGGGTGGGATTGATGCAGCTGAAGGGGCTGAAGGAGGCTGGGCTGGAGGCGCTGCTGGAGCAGCGGAAGAAGCGGCCGTTTGCCTCGCTGGAGGATTTTCTCGCCCGCGTCGACATCGATCCGTCCGATGTGAAGATTCTGATCAAGGCCGGCGCCGCCGACAGCATTGCAGGGGGCGCCACGCGGCCGGAGATGATCTGGAAGACGCTGGCGTGGCACGAAACGAAGGCCGCACGGCGCGCCGTGGCGCGCTCGCTCTTCCAGGACATCGCGGCGGTGGAACCTCCGCGCGTGCCGCAATACAGCGCGCGCACGGTCCTGGAGCACGAGCTGGAGACACTCGATTTCCTGATCAGCCGGCACCCGCTGGAACTCTATCGCGAGCCGCTGGCACGCCTGAAGCACGTGCGCGGCGCGGATCTGGCGAAGCATGTGGGCCGGCGCGTGACCACGATCGGCTGGTGGGTGACCGGCAAGGTGGTGACCAGCAAAGATGACGAGCCGATGGAGTTCATCAGCTTCGAAGACACGAGCGCGCTCTACGAGACCACCTTTTTCCCGCAGACGTATGCCCGCTTCTGCCACATGCTGAACCGCTCGCGCCCGTATGTGCTGTCGGGCCTGGTAGAGGAAGACTTCGGCGCCGTCACCCTGACCGTCGATTCAGTCCGCTTCCTCTAA
- a CDS encoding four helix bundle protein: MTETELKERTKRFALRILKLSDALPKSTAGRAIGSQLVRSGTAIGANYRAACRGRSRAEFIAKLGNVEEETDESAYWLELIIDGGLLPGKSVQPLYDEANELTAIFAASIKTARG, translated from the coding sequence ATGACCGAAACGGAGTTGAAGGAAAGAACAAAGAGGTTCGCGCTACGAATTCTCAAGCTGTCAGATGCTCTGCCGAAATCCACTGCTGGTCGGGCAATCGGCAGCCAGCTTGTCCGTAGCGGAACGGCCATTGGTGCAAACTACCGCGCTGCCTGCCGCGGCCGTTCCAGGGCTGAGTTCATAGCCAAATTGGGAAATGTAGAAGAGGAAACCGATGAGAGCGCCTATTGGCTGGAACTGATTATCGACGGCGGATTGCTCCCCGGGAAATCCGTGCAACCTTTATACGACGAGGCGAACGAACTGACCGCTATTTTTGCTGCGTCAATCAAAACGGCCAGGGGATGA